The following proteins are encoded in a genomic region of Pyricularia oryzae 70-15 chromosome 6, whole genome shotgun sequence:
- a CDS encoding anaphase-promoting complex subunit 11 has product MKVKIKEWNAVATWRWDIPEDDVCGICQVHFDGTCPTCKYPGDDCSLLSGKCGHNFHMHCILEWIKQDSAKGQCPMCRQKFEWNEQPGQHPPGSRSSMAPPTQQ; this is encoded by the exons ATGAAAGTCAAAATCAAGGAGTGGAACGCGGTGGCCACATGGAGATGGGATATTCCGGAAGACGACGTCTGCGGAATTTGCCAGGTTCACTTTGACGGCACCTGTCCGACGTGCAAATACCCTGGTGATGATTGTAGCCTCT TGTCTGGCAAATGCGGCCATAATTTTCACATG CACTGCATCCTCGAATGGATCAAGCAAGATTCAGCCAAGGGACAATGCCCGATGTGTCGACAAA AGTTTGAGTGGAACGAACAGCCCGGGCAACATCCTCCAGGCTCTCGGTCTTCAATGGCCCCGCCAACACAGCAATAG
- a CDS encoding platelet-activating factor acetylhydrolase, translating to MSSYLGRLNPIPGFPGYSGPHKVGTVDVEIPISELPSPCPVPDGAQDIHTILFRIFYPTSSEAKGKEITWLPNPQRQYLMGYGFFMGASPLLSSLASFVPRYLHYVTIPAIKNAPLISPAAKDGRWPTMIFSHGLAGSRNSYSQLAGSLASHGVVVICPEYRDGSAIATVVRDPVALSEYQGGLFAQRPRSAGVVYRNLPHTPSREISEARDAQLRVRAWETGLLYEALVKIDEGKAESMTNLNTSTPAEALSRFTNRLDVQEPGKVIWAGHSFGAATITQVVKSTYYADRPQVKSIANPIFAVKESAKIRQQITNQSVAILLDMWCLPMISPDQTALYKLPLPCYDVNASNSPGGNALLAVESDAFFKWTEHLHTKAMILSPSPTAVPPVSASAFDEPGFSRPSWFYVKDSAHMSQSDFAALFPWLVRRVFNGHAPERVVRLNLRAVLQTLRRNGHSVAPTCAADLADGDEPTVAKAAAAGGLEDDPAILDSKVADLKAIDAWTHIDVVGLGLKSAAAATQTTNVDEK from the coding sequence ATGTCCAGTTATCTGGGTCGTCTCAACCCAATCCCGGGCTTTCCTGGATATTCGGGACCACACAAGGTCGGGACGGTGGACGTCGAGATACCCATCTCAGAGCTTCCATCACCATGCCCAGTACCAGATGGTGCGCAGGATATCCACACTATCCTATTTCGCATCTTCTATCCTACGAGCTCAGAAGCCAAAGGCAAGGAAATCACATGGCTACCCAACCCCCAGCGGCAATACCTGATGGGATATGGGTTCTTTATGGGCGCATCCCCTCTTCTCTCGAGTCTGGCTTCTTTTGTTCCCAGATATCTCCACTATGTCACAATCCCGGCCATCAAGAATGCACCTCTGATCAGTCCTGCAGCCAAGGATGGCCGCTGGCCTACCATGATCTTTTCTCACGGTCTGGCAGGGAGCAGAAACTCTTACTCACAACTGGCCGGCTCACTTGCCAGCCATGGCGTCGTGGTGATATGCCCGGAGTACCGTGACGGTAGTGCCATTGCTACAGTTGTCAGAGACCCCGTGGCTCTCTCGGAATACCAGGGAGGACTGTTTGCTCAGAGGCCGCGGTCTGCTGGGGTTGTGTATAGAAACTTGCCTCACACGCCATCAAGAGAGATATCGGAAGCTCGCGACGCCCAGCTCCGTGTCAGAGCTTGGGAGACTGGCTTATTGTACGAGGCGCTGGTCAAGATCGACGAGGGCAAAGCAGAGTCCATGACCAATCTGAACACCAGCACGCCTGCAGAGGCTTTGTCCCGCTTCACAAACAGATTAGATGTCCAGGAGCCGGGCAAAGTCATTTGGGCTGGCCACAGCTTTGGCGCTGCAACGATAACACAGGTTGTCAAGTCGACGTACTATGCAGACCGTCCCCAGGTGAAGAGCATAGCCAACCCGATATTCGCAGTCAAAGAATCGGCCAAGATCCGCCAGCAAATAACAAACCAGTCCGTCGCCATTCTGCTGGATATGTGGTGTCTGCCCATGATCTCCCCAGACCAAACGGCACTGTACAAACTACCCCTACCCTGCTACGACGTCAACGCCTCAAACTCCCCAGGGGGCAATGCACTGCTGGCCGTGGAGTCTGATGCTTTCTTCAAATGGACCGAGCACCTCCACACCAAGGCCATGATTCTCTCCCCGTCCCCAACGGCTGTGCCTCCCGTATCCGCCTCTGCATTCGACGAGCCGGGAttctccaggccgagctggtTTTACGTCAAGGATAGCGCGCACATGAGCCAGTCAGACTTTGCGGCCCTCTTTCCCTGGCTCGTGAGGCGCGTCTTTAATGGACACGCACCCGAGCGTGTCGTGCGACTTAATCTGCGCGCCGTGCTGCAGACCCTCCGGCGGAACGGGCATTCAGTCGCGCCCACCTGTGCCGCTGATCTTGCTGACGGGGACGAGCCTACCGTCGCCAAGGCTGCAGCAGCGGGTGGGCTGGAAGATGATCCGGCAATCCTGGATAGCAAAGTTGCCGACTTGAAGGCGATCGATGCTTGGACTCATATTGATGTGGTCGGGCTTGGCCTGAAGAGTGCGGCCGCTGCGACTCAGACCACCAATGTGGATGAGAAGTAG
- a CDS encoding small nuclear ribonucleoprotein Sm D3: MTSTIGIPIKLLNEAQGHIITLEITTGQTYRGKLIDAEDNMNIQLRDITVTARDGRVSHLDQVYIRGSHVRFFIVPDMLRNAPMFRSRNVRGRGVGLARGRATVNRARGGGGRGGRGDR; the protein is encoded by the exons ATGACTTCAACAATCGGCATCCCGATCAAGCTACTCAATGAGGCTCAG GGCCATATCATTACCCTCGAGATCACCACCGGCCAGACCTACCGCGGCAAGCTGATAGATG CCGAAGACAACATGAATATCCAGCTCCGCGACATCACCGTGACGGCGCGTGACGGTCGCGTCAGCCACCTGGACCAGGTCTACATCCGCGGCAGCCACGTGCGCTTCTTTATTGTCCCGGACATGCTGCGCAACGCCCCCATGTTCCGCAGCCGCAACGTGCGCGGCCGCGGTGTCGGTCTCGCCAGAGGTCGTGCCACAGTCAACAGGGcgcgtggcggcggtggaagGGGAGGCAGGGGAGACAGGTGA
- a CDS encoding thiosulfate sulfurtransferase, translated as MSPATLITFTMPTTSWAPRAAAKVRSTPIFCPTTASRTFATSMPRRTFSSYLVTPKEVHEAMQKSPPSSISTHPRVICLNAAWFLPNDPEGRTGIESYRKTRIPKSRFFDLDKVIDRHSPYPHMLPEPKSFASAMSELGVRREDTVVVYDTKELGIFSAPRVAWTLRVFGHPKVHILNNFRAWCDEELPIESGNLYNVECCTYPIPEISADKVADFEEVRDVAMDHNKEGAEGVQILDARSAGRFDGSAAEPRPGLSSGHMPGAINVPIDTLLDPKTKAFLPADQLRKVFESKGVDPFKPIVSTCGTGVTACIIDTALEVAQFGNPEKRKVYDGSWTEWAQRVKPSDSLIRKSGE; from the exons ATGTCTCCCGCTACTCTGATCACCTTCACAATGCCGACCACATCGTGGGCTCCCCGCGCGGCCGCCAAAGTTCGGTCTACCCCCATCTTTTGCCCAACGACAGCTAGCCGAACCTTCGCAACCTCAATGCCCCGCCGTACTTTCTCCTCGTATCTCGTGACTCCCAAGGAGGTCCACGAGGCTATGCAAAAGAGCCCGCCATCTTCTATCAGCACCCACCCGAGAGTCATCTGCCTCAACGCAGCATGGTTCCTCCCCAACGACCCGGAAGGCCGAACGGGCATCGAGTCCTACCGGAAGACACGGATCCCCAAGTCGCGCTTCTTTGACCTAGACAAGGTCATCGATCGCCACAGCCCTTATCCGCACatgctccccgaacccaagaGCTTCGCCTCTGCCATGAGCGAGCTCGGGGTGCGCAGAGAAGATACTGTCGTGGTTTATGACACCAAGGAGCTTGGAATTTTCTCAGCCCCTCGAGTGGCATGGACTCTCCGGGTTTTCGGCCACCCCAAGGTCCACATCCTCAACAACTTCCGCGCGTGGTGCGACGAGGAGCTACCCATCGAGAGTGGAAACCTGTATAACGTCGAGTGCTGCACGTACCCCATCCCAGAGATCTCTGCGGATAAGGTTGCCGACTTTGAGGAGGTTCGCGATGTTGCGATGGACCACAACAAGGAGGGGGCCGAGGGAGTCCAAATCCTTGATGCGAGGTCGGCAGGCCGCTTCGACGGCTCTGCTGCCGAGCCTAGGCCGGGATTGTCCTCGGGCCACATGCCGGGCGCCATAAATGTACCGATCGACACGCTCCTTGATCCCAAGACCAAGGCTTTCCTTCCAGCAGATCAGCTCAGGAAGGTCTTTGAAAGCAAGGGAGTCGACCCATTCAAGCCGATCGTCTCGACCTGTGGCACCGGAGTGACGGCTTGCATCATAGATACGGCGCTCGAAGTAGCCCAGTTTGGTAACCCCGAGAAGCGCAAAGTTTACGATGGCAGCTGGAC CGAGTGGGCCCAACGTGTCAAGCCATCGGATTCTTTGATCCGCAAATCCGGAGAATGA